The region AAAAATTACTTTTCTCCCCCGAGTCCCAACAATAATAAAATTATCATTTTACtttatttatcatatatataagatatacaatatacaatatagaaaaataagtacatttttaagaaatatgaagatagagttaaacaaaattaataaaatagatGATTTGAAAAATTATACTAACAAATGTGTTGTTATTTGTTTTCTAGTTTATACATGTATTTGAATATGTTGTTAGATTTACCTCAGGACACATGTATGTTATTTTGAACAATTATTTATTGTTATTAATAGTGAAACTAATGTTTTTAAATTATAAGTCAAAATTTCAAAACAGAAATATTTTTACGAAGGTAAAAATAAAACTCGAAAAACTCGATAAGAACCCGATAACTCGAAAACATGTTAAAAACTCGATAAACTCGTAGGCTCGATAAACTCGATAACTCGAAAATATGTGAAAAAACTCGACAAACTCGAAAACTCGTTAAACTCGAAAACTCGTTAAAAACTCGTTAAACTTGAAAACTCTTTAAAAAACTCTTTAAGTTCAAAAACTCGCGAACTGCTCGAACTCGGCTCGTATATTACCTCAGCCGAGCTCGAACACACAATTCAGACTCGATTATTTTCAGGCTCGATTCGACAAAAAAAAGCTTGAACTCGACTGTAAAAAACTCGaactcggctcgactcgactcAAATTACAGCCCTAAGAAGAGTATTGAGCGGAACAATAAATCAAGTACATAAATAAAAAACACACAAGGGAGAGGAAGGTCATGAATTCCGTACATGCCTCTATCGGAGTAGCAACAACATAAAGGGTCCGATCGACCGTAAGCTGTAGTCATTGGCACAAATCCGGAGCCACCTCCTTTATGGCGTTAAAAGATAGATATAGCATATGGTTGCTCATAAGTACGACCAATCTGGGAACATACGTCTGAACGGCCCCATCCTGACCCATTTGCCGCTTATTGATCATTTCTTCGGCGACAGTCTCTTAGTCGTCATGGCCGTCTCCAGCAATTTCAACCGAAACATGAAGCTCCTATTGGCTAGACTCGGGCTCCCTAAATGCCTCTCCCCTTCGCCTGAGGGGTCCACCGCCTTCAGTATAGCGGCCTCTTCGACAACCTTTTTTTCTGTTGCCTTCACCCTTTTCCTCTCCAGCAAGGCCTACATAGAAGACACTGAACCTGAAACAGAAAAATAATCAGACGAgtataaataaatgaaaaaaatAAGGGCACTAAACTATGAACATAAATAAGGAACGAAAGGAAAAAAATGATTTACCCTCACCCCATAAACCAAAAAACCAATCGGAGCTCCAGTACTCAGCAAATGTGAGTTTAGCCACAACAGCCTTAACTAAGGCTCCGTACCGGTCTTCCTCCTCGTCACTCAAATTTGGCTTGAGAAGTTTGGTCGAATCGACTTCCCACCATACCAAAAACTTAGCCATCTTCAATCCGTTAATAAAATACCAATGGGTATGAGTAGTCTTATTAATCGAATTGGTGGTCGTCCAATCTGCCCGACCTGCCCTTCGGGCGATGGTATAATAGTTGGCACTCTTCGGGTTCTTAAGAAAATAGTAATGGAACAAGAAAAAGGTGAGTGGATGGTTCCACCCAACCTGCAGGAATCAGTTCTGAAAGCAGTTTATATAGATGAACCTTTTCGGGCCATCTGCCCCGGGGCTATGCCTATCTGCATGAATAGGTGCTTCGGACTCTTAAGTAAGGGCACTCAGAAGCCACACTTGAAAGCGGCTTGGAAAATGCCGACCGTACGATCTTCATACCCCTCCGTGACATTTGGAGTGTCGAAGATTCTCTCGTCATCGTCTGCGTCAAATAAGCAGACTACTAATGAGGGATATTGTAGACATCGTACAATTCCTCTACCATTGATTTAGGCATCTCCGGAGGTTATTGGCAGCTGGGTACGAAGTAATGGAGCCGAAAAACCTTCGCCTTGTCCGTTCATGTCGAGAGATAGAGGTTTCCCGCTAGAGTATTCATTAAGTCCATGTCCTTGTATTCGAAAATAAAGGGACTATTTAGTCCATGTACTTGGACGGGTTGCAAAAGAcgaaaagagaaaagaaaaaaaaggatcGAGTACATGTCCCTGGATCAAACAAACGGCCCTTAAACAGAAGACTGGAAAAATGCCAAGTGTAGGTTCCCGAAGGATGTTCTAAGGCAAGAATATCCGAAGGAAGTTCTTGCCCAAGAACACCTCGCATACCATCTTTAAACCAAACAGGCACCCAGTAAAAAGGAAGTTACCCTGAGAAACCAAAAATGAGCCTAAAACTAAAACCCAACGAAATACGCATAAAAAGGATAAAACACGAAAACCACCACTCCACTCTCTTTCTCTGCGCATGGTAacaagcaagaaaagaaaaaaacATGCAGGCATAAAATTCTTTAAAGATATAAAAAAAAACTTATTGATTTCTAGATGACGAGAAACTGGAATGGGATGATCTGGGTACACTGAACTAACATTGTCTGTCTTAACGGATGTTGCTTTCCCAAGTATGCAAAAGAAAGAATGTTTGCGAAAAGAGAAAAAGCTTGGAGGAGTACCTGAGAAGATGGGAAATGAATTTGCAAGTGGCCTTGTAAAGGCGTCAAAAAATGACGTTTGGGAAGTAAAAAGTACAACCGCTGATGTTTTAAAATGGACGATTTGGATAAAAGACGGTTGAGATTCAAAGGTCAGGATTAAAAGGCCAAGACAGTTGTCATCAATAACAGCCCCCACCCCCAAGACAACTTACACGTGCCCCACTTCTCAACCGAAAGAAGCCAACCCTAGGGTTCGGACCTGAAAATGGGCCGAAGCATAATGTCTATCGTCTGGCCCTTGGACGAGACGAAAGATAGGGACATGTTGACTAAAGGCCCATCACAAACCCAACGGCCAAAGGCCCACGGTTAAGGCTCTTTAGACCGAATGCCCACGTTGTCAAAAGCCCAAACAAGGTAAAAAAGGCCGACTGTTTGGGAGGATCTTGAACAAACGGAAACGCCTCCGTTACATTATCAACATGCGCCCGAATTTACATTATAACGGACGAGCATTGAATGCACATGTTTGTTGAATATAGATAAGATCTTGAAGCATGACAAAAATAACTCTCTACACACTCATACACTCTACTATTTTCTTCTATTCTCAAACTACTAGCATCTGGAATactgattctcacaccggaggtgaattaGGGAATAATTCATCGCATTCTCTTCCTTTTCAGGTCGATCCGAAAAAAGTTCTAGACGACTGAAGGTTGTTCTTTGTATCTGCAGAAATCTGAGCGTAACAATTACACTCTGTTAGAAAAAAGGAAGGAACAAGACTACATAAGAATCATGCATTGACCAATAATTTAGTCCGAAATATTATAAGATATAATACTAAAAAGTAAATCAAAAGATCGTTTCGAACTTTTTAACGACTCCATAAGATATTTGGTCATTTTTTTGGAATAAGTGTCCCGTTAAAAATAAGAAACTTCTTTGTCGAACTAGGatcttttataatttttttaaaaaattgtaaTTTGTAACATATAATATCAATCTTTCAAAACTACATAATGAATAAAAATGAACCCACACCActttaattattcaaaaatattatcacaagatatatttaagatatatttgacatataatataatCTCAACTTACAATTTTTTCTATAATTGTAATCTCTTCTATAAAACAGATAAATCTGGCACATAATTTCTTGTTATCAAATATGCACAAAATCTTTTGCTTTTTAATCGACCGGACAAACTCTTTATAATTTGAAACATATATgtgataaaattattttgatttaactCTAGTATGATATTGATATTGTTGTTATAAAAAAGAAACAATTAATTTTCGgaaaaaaaatatacaaaaaCAGTTTGATAAATTTTTGTTACCGATTTCgttttaaaacttatttttaaataaaacaaACTCCCATATCTGTGAAGTAAACCGTTTCTCAAATTTGACTaccaatttaatcaaatttttacaaaaatagtattttcttattttattaGCGCAAATTAAAAAGTTACAAataattatctaaattttaaaGAGTTTGTAAAAGCTTAATTTTTTAACAAAATCATAATTACACTCATAATTTCTGTCGCATACTCGTATAACTCCCCTAAACACGTGTTTAATATCATTTTTTCTATTTTTACTTTCGGTTTATCTAGTGTGTGCCCATGAGCACATGCTAAGGAAGTGTTGTAAAAATTTGATTGATGGAGATTTTTATGCATGCAGGGAGGTCAATCATTAATAACGAGCTCTCCACAAATCAAACATTTACAACTCATCTATTACACTTTCTTATATCTCACTTGCTTAACATCTGACAATGACAATGGTACATATTAGAAAAATCCTTTTTACTTTTAACGATTGATTTGGGTTTGACTTTGTCCAGATGACTAAAGAATACTAACATCCCTCATGAGTCATGGTTAATCATAAATCGAGGAGTTAAAATCCCCTGATCATACCAAACGGACACATGGGTTAAGAATTATAATCTCAACCACACATACAATCCTATGTCATGACTCATGTGGGTTATAGACTAATGAAATATACTGCCACTACTAATTTACTACTTCTACAAGTACTAAAAATATACACAAGATAGATAGATAGAATACAcacaaagaaaaaaaaatacCCATTTGCCTCTTCAAACCTACTCCTCTGGACTCTTCTCAGAACTCTCCTTTTTTGGGTGTTTCTCAATTCTCATCTCTTTAGTAAGCATCGCCTCTTTCAGCCCCTTTTCATTGAATCTTTCTACTATACCAGTCTTTGTTCAACAATAAAACAAGAAAATTCTTCATCTTTTGCACTATTGGGAGGTGTTTGACCATAATTCAGAAATACCCAGGTGAGAAAATTGGATGGTTCTTTCAGATTTATGTAAAGTTTGAGTCTTTATTGAGTTTTGTGTTTGGGTTTGGATTGTTTGGTTGATTAGATTGGTTGGTTTTGATTGATTTTGCTTTGATTGTGATTGGTTTGTTTGATGCCATGTTGTTTTTTGTGGTTGTGAAGTAGAGTAGATCTTTTTTTTGAGGGGTAAAAATTGGGATTTTCTTGATATGATGCTTAATGTTTGTGTTGGATGGTTCAATCGAGTGATTGAATTGTGGGGTTTGTGAAATTCTTTGTAAATTGTGATAAAAATGGGAACTTTGGTGGTTTTTGTTTAAGATTATGGTTTTGATTTTAGGATTCTTGAGTGTTTTTTATGATAAAAATGGGAACTTTTGAATGTTTTTGCTGAGATTTTGGTTTTGTGTTTAGGGTAAGAGTTGTGTTTTCTGATTGTGTTGTTTTATTTGGGTTGGATTAGGTTTTTATGGGTTGAATTGAAATTGAAGAATGATGGGTAATTATTGTCACGGTGAAGATAATTTTGTTGATGCTTGTGAAGAGGTCAGTTCTTTGAGTTCAGGTTGCTCTGATGATTGTTGTGTTTCTAATAGTTTTAAATATGAGTACTGGACAAAGAACATGGAAACTGTTCATGAACGGCGTGAGAGGTTCTTGAGATGGATGGGATTGAGTATGAATAGGCATCCGAGTGGGAGTGAGGATATGGGTGATTGTGATGAACTTAAGCGGAATGGAGATGGGATTGGAAAGGATGAACCCATCCATTCAGGTTTGATAGATCGATTTATGTCTTGCCGTTCTTTTCTGTCTTGTCAGACTAATGAGGATTTGGAGTCAGCACAAGCTGATGGTATGTCGGAAAATCCTATGCATAGAATCAGAAATTTGGATGATGGCTCAGAGTTTCTAGTTGATGAATTGGGTCCTGATGGAATGCTTAGCAAACTACGCATTGTGGGCACAGATCGAAAGGTAACAGCTGAAGAGTTTCAGAAAGCTGTCGGTTCATCCACTTTTGTTCAGCAGTTCTTGCAGAAGAAAAATGAGACAAGCAAATTGGCGGATGTAAAGAAGAAAGTTAAGAGTAGTTTTCTCGAGAAGTTAGGTGCAGTGGCACGAAAAGTTGATAGGAAAGGGGAAGTCAAATCAAAGCATGGAAATGGTGTTGACTCTGTTCGTGTTCGTTTGCATAAGAAGCACTTGAAAGAGTTGTCAGCTGTTCACGCTGAACAAGATTTCCCTGCACACCAAGGCTCAATCTTAACTATGAAGTTCAGTCATGACGGCCAGTACCTAGCTACGGGCGGTGAGGACAGTGTAGTGCGTGTCTGGAAGGTAGTGGAAGATGAGAGGCAAAACACATTTGAGATTTTAGATAATGATCCTTCTTGTCTATACTTTTCGTTGAATCATGTCTCCAAATTAACTCCACTTAATGTGGATAAAGAGATGATCAGCAGGGTAAAAAAATTGAGCAAGTCAAAATCATCTTGTGTTATTCTTCCACCTAAGGTTTTCCGAGTAATGGAGAAACCTGTGTACGAGTTCTATGGACACAGTGGTGAGGTCTTGGCCCTCTCCTGGTCTATGAAAGGGGTGAGTATAATAAATGATATCTTTGTTTTTTTCTTTGATCACAGTTCACTGTCAATGACAAAGGTTTTGTACTGTACCTGCAATATATTTTTTctgattttgtttttttttgtatatttttAGCATCTGCTGTCATCCTCTGTTGATAAAACTGTTCGTATATGGCAAGTAGGACACCGACAGTGCCTCGGAGTCTTTTCTCATAATAATTACGGTGAGGCCTAATTATTGTTGTGATTAAATTTTGTTAAAATATATTATAGTTTTGACTTTCAACAGTTCAGGATTCAAATATTTCTTCCGATTTTGAATCATTTCTTAACAACAGTTATTCATATACTTTTTATTACCATTGGTGCAGTTACATGTGTTGAGTTCAATCCTATAGATGATAACCTTTTCATCAGCGGTTCAATAGACGGGAAAGTACGCATCTGGGAAGTAGAGCGGTGTCAAGTAGTTGACTGGATTGATATTAAAGAAATAGTTACGGCTGTGTGTTACTGTCCAAATGGCAAGGTTAGAAAGGCATCATTCATCATTTTTACATCTTTATCTAATTATTTGTAACTGAAGAATTATTGTTTTAACTTGTTTCATCCTTTGATTGTCACAGCAAGGAATTGTGGGCACAATGGACGGAAACTGCCACTTCTATGATATCTTGGGTAGGCACATTTTTGTAATTATCTTTTTAACTTTCACTTATTTGTTTATTCTTGCAATGCACTTCTAAATTTCAAATCTATTATACAGTTCTGGTCCTGAAATCATGAGGGTTCACCATGCCTTTCTATTGCATGTATTTAAAGAGCCTATATGTTCTTGGTTGTCTTATCTGCCTCCTTTTTTAAGAGCTCTATTCAATTTACAGCATCTCTTTATTTTTCACTTGTTTTTATGCAAGTACATCATTCTTACAATTTTCTATAATCCGTTGATGGCAATTTGGTTTACCATTTACGTGAACACGTCAACTTTTTAGACATGCCTTGAAGTCAATAGTGTAGAATTACCCCGCCAATTTTCCTAGGCCCTAGGAAATAATTTCATCGTATCACTGGAGTAAGTTTTCCAGCCTGGATTATGTTGGATCTATGTTAATGTGAACAGGTTTGTAGTGACCTCTGCGGATGGCAAATTTATAAATACCGAACATTGCAAGAATAAATAGTGTCTATCGTGGTAGTCCTCACTCCTCACCAACATATTTTATCGCGTTGAGACTTTGACAAACTTTTTTGCACTAAGAAATAGAGATTTGCCCTTGTATGATATTTTTTATTTTAGCAAGTTGAATGCTCATTTAATACCTAAAAATGATGTTTTCTTCATAGGATTATTGGGTTTTGGGTTTTATTTAGcttaaaattaataaatcaatgCAGTTATTAAATATTGTAATTATTTAGTAATACTGATGCTAGATTGTTCATTCTGTGGGCAGATAATCGCTTGCATATGGGTGCTCAAATCTGTTTACAGGGGAAAAAGAAGTTTACAGGCAAGAGGGTAACTGGTTTTCAGGTAGTTGCACACTTGCACTTTCTTTGTGGAAGATACAAGTGCTTTCATACAAGCAATtctcatattttattattttgtcCAGTTTTGCCCAAGCGATTCAAGCAAAGTGATGGTTACTTCTGCTGACTCCCAAGTTCGAATACTTAGTGGGGTTAATGTCATGTGCAAATTTAAGGGTGAGTACTAACTATTCTGAGCTATTTATTATCAACCACTAAATTCGTTAGGGGATATTTTCTGTTGTTCATGGTGTTGTGTTGTCTTAATGATTGTTTCATTGGTCCACATCATTATTAGGCACTCGGAGTTCAGGAAGCCATATGTCTGCATCTTTCACAGCAGACGGAAAACACATCATCTCAGTTTCAGAGGACTCAAACGTCTTTATGTGGAATTACAACAGCAAGGACCAAGGTACTAAACCCAAAAACATTGTCTCATCTGAGAGCTTCTTATCCCACAATGCGGCGGTTGCTATACCTTGGTCCATTCCAAGAACACTCCCGTCTCCAACATTTTCAGGTGATGATCATCCGGGAAGTGTATCAAAAAATAAGCATATAAATGACGATTTGCAACAAAAAATACCCGGGACTTCCCCCGATTGCTTTTCTATGAGCCGAGGGTTTTCGCTAGAGTCCTTGTATAGGAGCCCCCCTACATGGCCAGAGGAAAAATTACCCAGCTCAAGTCCAAAGGCGGTCTCATCTTCTTT is a window of Apium graveolens cultivar Ventura chromosome 11, ASM990537v1, whole genome shotgun sequence DNA encoding:
- the LOC141697022 gene encoding uncharacterized protein LOC141697022, encoding MMGNYCHGEDNFVDACEEVSSLSSGCSDDCCVSNSFKYEYWTKNMETVHERRERFLRWMGLSMNRHPSGSEDMGDCDELKRNGDGIGKDEPIHSGLIDRFMSCRSFLSCQTNEDLESAQADGMSENPMHRIRNLDDGSEFLVDELGPDGMLSKLRIVGTDRKVTAEEFQKAVGSSTFVQQFLQKKNETSKLADVKKKVKSSFLEKLGAVARKVDRKGEVKSKHGNGVDSVRVRLHKKHLKELSAVHAEQDFPAHQGSILTMKFSHDGQYLATGGEDSVVRVWKVVEDERQNTFEILDNDPSCLYFSLNHVSKLTPLNVDKEMISRVKKLSKSKSSCVILPPKVFRVMEKPVYEFYGHSGEVLALSWSMKGHLLSSSVDKTVRIWQVGHRQCLGVFSHNNYVTCVEFNPIDDNLFISGSIDGKVRIWEVERCQVVDWIDIKEIVTAVCYCPNGKQGIVGTMDGNCHFYDILDNRLHMGAQICLQGKKKFTGKRVTGFQFCPSDSSKVMVTSADSQVRILSGVNVMCKFKGTRSSGSHMSASFTADGKHIISVSEDSNVFMWNYNSKDQGTKPKNIVSSESFLSHNAAVAIPWSIPRTLPSPTFSGDDHPGSVSKNKHINDDLQQKIPGTSPDCFSMSRGFSLESLYRSPPTWPEEKLPSSSPKAVSSSLRKFEYKFLKTAYQNTFNSPNLWGLVIVTAGWDGRIRSYLNHGLPILL